One Dioscorea cayenensis subsp. rotundata cultivar TDr96_F1 chromosome 17, TDr96_F1_v2_PseudoChromosome.rev07_lg8_w22 25.fasta, whole genome shotgun sequence DNA window includes the following coding sequences:
- the LOC120279981 gene encoding protein NONRESPONDING TO OXYLIPINS 2, mitochondrial-like, whose product MASRLRSISRPALSILNHSARSSSRSLCPNALPRPSAPFQRVPNGLRSLSSLLPLHSAVSSARLTSRLGSDCARSLYQELSLCVPR is encoded by the exons atgGCGTCTCGCCTCCGCTCCATCTCGCGCCCCGCTCTCTCGATCCTCAACCACTCGGCGAGGAGTTCTAGCCGTTCTCTATGCCCAAATGCCCTCCCTCGCCCTTCAGCTCCATTCCAAAG GGTACCGAACGGATTGCGATCTCTGAGCTCTCTTCTTCCGCTTCACAGCGCGGTGTCGTCGGCCAGGTTGACGTCGCGGCTAGGGTCCGACTGCGCGAGGTCACTGTACCAGG AACTATCTCTCTGTGTCCCTCGATAA
- the LOC120280019 gene encoding nuclear pore complex protein NUP35-like, whose amino-acid sequence MSSAAVPQRTSRSGAGRPQSLFYRDLASPISFNRSGAGGRLATPGQAAAASSLWRENFAAESEPPPPPVFTLEDRVDFSPEPVLAESPATPRTPTPPPSGSPFRSQAEPSGSPGKTGWWSSLKSDGVERRQGSPVDGVVQPAAAGALLALPPPPPPQPQEVVRPDVEMSDGLPTRGLDEEWITVFGFSPVDTNVVLREFEKCGLILKHIPGPRGSNWMHVLYQRGYDAHKALKKDGIQINNVLIVGVKPVDPAERHSLNEKLKNSTNGGFNILRPPQPATGKSSTVRSPFTATPHHRYQQNGNTVSIDSGRQAMGAIALPAKSVVLKVIDLMFGI is encoded by the exons ATGAGCTCCGCCGCCGTGCCGCAGAGGACCTCCAGATCCGGCGCTGGCCGGCCGCAGTCTCTCTTCTACCGTGATCTCGCCTCTCCGATCTCCTTCAATCGTTCCGGTGCCGGCGGAAGGTTGGCGACTCCTGGACAGGCCGCTGCCGCCTCTTCTCTATGGCGCGAGAACTTCGCCGCTGAATCGGAGCCACCTCCTCCCCCGGTCTTCACTTTGGAGGATCGCGTCGACTTCTCACCAGAGCCCGTGCTCGCCGAGTCCCCTGCCACGCCCCGGACCCCCACACCGCCTCCGTCGGGATCGCCTTTCAGGAGTCAGGCGGAGCCCAGTGGGTCGCCTGGGAAAACGGGCTGGTGGTCTTCGTTGAAGAGTGATGGTGTTGAGAGGAGGCAAGGGTCACCGGTGGATGGCGTGGTTCAGCCGGCTGCTGCCGGTGCGTTGCTTGCGCTGCCGCCGCCGCCACCGCCTCAGCCACAGGAGGTGGTGAGACCGGATGTTGAGATGAGTGATGGGTTGCCGACTAGAGGGCTTGATGAGGAATGGATCACTGTTTttgg CTTTTCTCCTGTGGATACAAACGTGGTCCTTCGTGAGTTTGAAAAATGTGGTTTAATATTGAAACACATTCCTGGTCCAAGGGGTTCAAATTGGATGCATGTTTTATAtcag AGAGGATACGACGCACATAAGGCTCTTAAAAAGGACGGcatacaaataaacaatgttCTCATCGTCGGAGTGAAGCCCGTGGATCCAGCAGAACGGCATTCCctgaatgaaaaattgaaaaacagcACCAATGGAGGTTTCAATATTTTGAGGCCACCGCAGCCTGCAACCGGGAAAAGCTCCACTGTTCGAAGCCCATTCACAGCTACTCCTCACCATCGTTACCAACAAAACGGTAATACCGTTTCCATTGACAGCGGCCGACAAGCAATGGGAGCCATTGCTTTGCCAGCAAAGTCAGTTGTGTTAAAAGTCATTGACTTGATGTTCGGCATCTGA
- the LOC120281196 gene encoding mavicyanin-like: MITTTIKASKEFNVGDDSGWQVLQKNNSNMYLKWADKNTFHVGDSLVFKYQNNSVVMVDKRGYYHCNHSSHDRVFEDGNTVFVLDKPGFYYFESGDFQHCKNGQRLMINVKDSNFKVSSFGVSSSVSPFLVLIVFISTVTGLDLIHAKTH, encoded by the exons ATGATCACCACCACCATTAAAGCATCCAAAGAGTTCAATGTTGGAGATGATTCAGGTTGGCAAGTCCTACAAAAGAACAACTCAAACATGTATCTCAAATGGGCTGATAAGAATACATTCCATGTTGGTGATTCACTTG TGTTCAAGTATCAGAACAATTCAGTTGTGATGGTGGACAAGAGAGGATACTATCACTGCAACCATAGTTCTCATGATCGAGTTTTCGAAGACGGTAATACCGTATTTGTGCTCGATAAACCGGgtttttattactttgagaGTGGTGACTTCCAACATTGCAAGAATGGGCAGAGATTGATGATCAATGTCAAGGATTCTAATTTTAAAGTTTCAAGCTTTGGAGTCTCTTCTAGTGTTAGtccttttcttgttcttatagtCTTTATAAGCACTGTCACTGGCCTTGATCTTATTCATGCCAAGACTCATTAG
- the LOC120280831 gene encoding dehydration-responsive element-binding protein 3-like translates to MGDNHSNRSESDTSSNSDPIETSNPKPGKRSRASSSRHPLYRGVRMRTWGKWVSEIREPRKKSRIWLGTFPTPEMAARAHDAAALTVKGDSAILNFPELAALLPKPASCSPRDVQAAAAKAAAMDPAAPSSPEDGLGEIVQLPRLGDELFESAEFVFHDHDTWECSPPLMDADLFLSDSGWPDGFGFADLLWDY, encoded by the coding sequence ATGGGTGATAACCATTCAAACAGATCCGAATCCGATACCAGCAGCAACTCCGACCCAATTGAAACCTCCAACCCGAAACCCGGTAAGCGGAGCCGAGCCAGCTCCAGCCGCCACCCGTTATACCGGGGCGTTCGCATGCGGACTTGGGGGAAATGGGTTTCCGAGATCCGCGAGCCGCGAAAGAAGTCGCGCATATGGCTCGGCACCTTCCCAACGCCGGAGATGGCTGCTCGAGCCCACGACGCCGCCGCGCTAACAGTCAAGGGTGACTCGGCTATACTTAACTTCCCTGAGCTAGCTGCGCTGCTGCCCAAGCCGGCTTCTTGCTCGCCTCGTGATGTGCAGGCGGCGGCGGCTAAAGCCGCGGCTATGGACCCGGCTGCGCCGTCTTCTCCGGAGGATGGACTCGGTGAGATCGTTCAATTGCCAAGACTCGGTGACGAGTTGTTTGAGTCGGCTGAGTTCGTGTTTCACGATCATGACACGTGGGAGTGCTCGCCGCCGTTGATGGATGCCGACTTGTTCTTATCGGATTCGGGTTGGCCTGACGGGTTTGGGTTTGCGGATCTTCTTTGGGATTATTAA